A window of Gossypium hirsutum isolate 1008001.06 chromosome D13, Gossypium_hirsutum_v2.1, whole genome shotgun sequence genomic DNA:
CAAAGGCTCTAAGTTTTGATTTATTGATCCATCTCCACCATGGTTGCATATGGTGGAATGGCTAGTTTGATAAACTTCTTCAATGATATGCATTTCATTCGAttcctatttaatttatttttctttttagacCGCACAATATTTAATAATCGATCACACTCATATTTAGTGTCAATATCATTAGCTCCAATTACAACCTGCTtattgattgaaagactaattaTTAAAACGACATCATCTAGCATTACCATCAATTCCCAACATGAAAAATTGAACTGTATGTCATAGATGGCACATATAAACCATCACTCTTTAAGCGGTCTAAATACATCCATCGGCCTACgggaattttaaattatgtcgaGCACAAACAACTTCATCTTCTTATTATTccaaataaaatcttaaaaacattttcaaaaaaattatggaaataaaaaaaaaattgagttgacaattttactataatgagGTTTGTTGTCATAGTTTGCTACATGCTGTTTTTGAAACTTTAAACCATCCATTTTTCTcgtttaaaaaaaagataaatgggTAGGGTATTTATAAGAGAGAGTCTACTTCAATATGTGTCAACTTCTTTATATTAAATGAATTGGTTGGACGCATTTTCTACTCAAACTTCACAACTTTAATTCAACAATACGAGAACTTTGCAacttttttcttttgataaacATGACGTGCACTAAACTTGACGCTCATTAGTGTCCGTAGTATTGAGttaatctttaaaaatatattctaAAAAACATGTTGTCAAATAAGCATatcataataaatattaaaagatgTAACAGAATGTAACTCCTTTAGATTTTCCCAAAATGAAGGGAATCAGAATCAGGGTTGAAAAGAAAAGCAGTTCCTACGGCTGTCGCCATGGTTGATGCACAACAACATCAAAGAAGGCTTCCTAAAATTCAACCACTGATACTTTTTTtatggatttcttttctttttctgtttttactgatttgtaaaagaggaAATGATTaagcaattttaaaaatttgtcttGTCAACACTAATATTagtatgaaattaaaattttttataattagatgaccaaaatagaaatattctaataattaagtgaccaccaataaaatttatcctaaattttataataagttaaagaaaatttaatttttaatacttaaatttagattaatatttatatttgttttgtttagATTAATGCTAACTATTGCTTCGGCAAACATGCCATGTCATTAGCTAATATAACAGCTTGCTTAGCCCacctcatttaattttaaaagagttacaaaatacaatattaaaaaatcgAATCCAACATTAAATCTGTCTCTattctatcttttttttcttattattctttagctatttttagctatTCTTCTTGTCTTATTATGCGAGTTAGAAGAAACTTTTATTATGTTATATCATTAGGGTAATGATCCATCAACTTGCTAGTTCTTTTTATGAGGCACAAATAAGAGAATTTATCCTGGAAGCGGAAGAACTGTTGAAACTTCACGAAAACCTCACAAGGGTTTATGTACAAAAAACGGGCAACCACTTATGGGTTGTAGCCGAAGACAtggaaaatgatatttttatgtcATCAACAAAAACCCAAGCTCATGAAATTGTGGATCTTGTAGCGGTTAAATAACTCAAATAACAAATAGCAATAGCAACAATTGAACACCAATTTACAACACTTAGTAATTGGGTTGATTTAATTCCAACCTTATAACAAACTTCCAACCTAAACCCAAATTCTTGTAAGATATAATTAAACCTGTTGATGGGTCGAATTATCTATCCAAGCCTaccaccatgtttggttgggtgtattggcatatCCATTACACCCCTATTTCGTGGGCCTCACTTAATCCCCTTTAATCttttgtttggttcaatgtattgctAATACGGGTCTATTACATTACAGACCTAATCCCCAaaatccaccgatttctaatCCCTTCCCTTTGCTCAGTTTAGGTGCTGCTTCAATTTTAtaccctgttttaccctccttTCCGTCTTCTGTTCCTTCCTTCTAGCTTCCCCTTTTCGTCTTCTATTTTTAATCCCCAAAATCGACGCTTCCCCTTTCCGTCTTCTGTTCCTTCCTTCTAGCTTGGGgtttctgccgatttgctccctctgtctctcaaccttttcttttctttttctttacaacacAATTTACGCTTGGCCTtctcaaccttttcttttcttttcttttcctctctgTCATTCTTTCGCTTGCTCTCAGTTGGTGGGTTTCCAACTTACTGCAACTGAAAGGTAAACCGGTTTCTAACTCTCTTTTGCTCTCAAACTGCTTTAAATGTTTGCAGCTCTAAATTTATCGCTATTTTTTTCCTTGTTGATCCATTAGGTTcaagaaattgagtttttttctGCTTCACATTTTATTTTGAGTAGTTATTTTCCTTCTTTACCATGTCAAATTTTAAGTTTGATTGGTTTACTTTGATGGTATTGATTGGTTATTTTCCTTCTTTACCATGTCAAATTTTAGTTATATACGATTTGAAAATGTTAGTAGCAATACGGTTAAGAACGTTGTTTGGTTGTCGAGAAAAACGTAAggagaaaaaagagagagtgaatGAGTGATGTTTATGAACTCCATGCAACTACTTCCCTGTTTTACTTGATGGCAAGGTTTTAGAGGGTTTCGTTTTTAAATTCCAACGGTGCAAACAAAGGTCCGTAATGTCTATATGCAGTAATGATTTGTCTGACTTTTTTTCATTATATACGATTAGAAAATGTTAGTAGCAATACGGTGAATAACGTTGTTTGGTTGCCGAGAAAAACGTAAGGAGAAAAAAAATGGAGTGAATGAGTGATATGTTTATGAACTCCATGCAACTATTTCCCTATTTTACCTGATGGAAAAGTTTCGAGAGGATTTCGTTTTTAAATTCCAATGGTGCAAACAGCGGACCATAGTAGTGAAAAAAACCAACGATTTTATTACTATTCAGCAAACAAGTAAAGCATGGATACTCAGTActgataatttatttctttttcactttttctttttggcGCAGAAAATCAAAATGCTCATATTCTAGAGAATTTCTCTTTTCCTTTGCTAAACTTGATGCATGTCAAAAGTTACCTACTGGATTTGACAGTTCAACACTAAGGTAATATATCACATTTTATCTTTTGCATTTTGTTGCATCAATGTTCTTaagataatttttgtatttttgtggtTTTTAACAGAGAACTTAATGATCAATCAACTAGTGTGTTGCACTCGTATCATGATTCAGGTTAGAAGTTTCTCCTTGTTTTCCCCCACTCGTACTTCAATTTAAAGATGATTAGCAATTCCTAGTCCTATGGTAAAAATGGTATTGATTGATTGTTTTCCCCCACTCGTACTTCAATTTAAAGATGATTCCTAGCCTTCTTTAccattattataattttagtctttatattagCATCATTTTTGACACTTGGAAATCGCTGCATGCCTTGCTTTGTTATATTAGGTGCAATGCCGAGGGATGTTTTCAACACACTACCACCGTTTAGCTGTGGACTATAGGAACAATTCCAAGGTGTGTCTGCTTTCTGTtggataatatattttttaaactgaaGTTTATAGCATTTATAATTGGCAAATTATATTAGGTGCagagagagtgaatgagatatttTGAGTTGTACAGCATCAGTTTGAAGTCTTATCTGCCAATTTGTTTagtgaaaatttgtaaaatgcaGGGCTCATTGCTATTTTAGTGTCTGTTCAATTTCCTCAAGTTATTTATTGCTTGCCTTTAATAAATTTTTACAGGTCTCTCTCTGTCACATGGCGTGCCAAGTAGGAAATGGAGTTGAAGGAGCTGAAGAAGTTACATTTCTTTACAGGTTGACTCCTGGTGCCTGTCCAAAAAGTTACGGTGTGAATGTTGCACGAATAACTGGTAAGGTTATTTGTAACTTTAGTTTCTCTTTGCTGAGGATCTACATGTGGACTTGTGGGAAATGGGGCCTCATTAGCTTCTATGTTGCTTATagctttgatatgtataaatataatatgGAGACTAACTTGAATAATGTGTACTGTGGGTTAAAACTATAAGGACCTTCGAAGTCCATTGAAGGATGTGGTGTTTAGAGTGTTTAGAGTATGATAGCATCAAGGATTCCATGGGGCATATCTCACCTACTGTTATTAAGAACCTTTAGGACAAAAAGATGTAGATGTATTTTGTTGTATTTATCTAGATCTTTGTTTATAGAGAATCGACTGAATTGCAAAATTTTAGCATCTGCTATGACGAATGTCACCTGACTGGTAATCATTTCAGGGCTTCCTGACTCAGTACTACGAACAGCTGCCAGTAAGTCTAGAGAATTTGAGGCTGTATACGGGAAACACCGAAGCAAGGGATCTGAAGACAAGTTGCCAATGCAAAGTAGTCTTGACGAAATGGTAGTTTTTATTCGGGAACTAATCAGCCTTACACGCTTAAAGACATACGATGAGGGCACTTGTATTAGGTCATTGACTCAACTTCAACAGAGGGCAAGGATGCTTCTGCATCAACATTGATTGAATGAAATCCAtgtaatatttgtaatttttcccagggTCATTCATTTTCGGATATAGTtagtgatgtgaatatgattgtgACTAATATGCTATCTagcattttgtaaagtttgggtGGGCTAGAAAATTGGAAAACATATTAGTTGGTAGCTGGAAGGTTGAAATGAGCTGACCGGCATTTTGTACAATGCATTTCTAATGAGAAAATTTTGTTGACATGATTGCTCTATCTCCTTGACTGAAACACCTAAAGCTGAAGCAGTTTGAATTAAGTAATTAGCAGTATTTGTGAAAATTTGGGTAATCAAGTTCAACATTGCTTAAAGGTCATAATGCTTGGCACTGGTTaaatgtataaattatatatcattattaaattatatttaatattaattattttaaattatataaattcatataagaaaatttattatcaagaattttatgaaattacatatcattattaaattatatttaatattaattattttaaattatataaattcatataagaaaatttattatcaagaattttacgaaattatatattattattaaattatatttaataataattattttaaattatacagatccatataagaaaatttattagttataattattttaaattttattaaatcatatattttaattaaaatatatttaatattaattatttcaaattatattttatagtatcatatattatgattttagtaaattcatataagaatattgattattaagaattttattaaattatatattttaattataatatatttaataattattatgttaaattatctatattatgatttgagtaaattcatataagaatattaattattaagaattttattaaattatatattttaattatattaaattatatattttaattataatatatttaataattattatgttaaattatattttatagtatcatatataatgatttgagtaaattcatataagaatattgattattaagaattttattaaattatatattttaattataatatattaataataattatatttaaatatgattaaattatttattattgatattaataatcttattaaattttaaataataataacaataatcatttacccaaacaattttatgctaagggtattctagtcattttagttttttccattatgctattacatctctattctattcaaccaaacacaagaatactattacgcctctattccattacattcaaccaaacaattgatttgctattacgcctctattccaatacagcgaaccaaacgtgctgtaaAAGTTCGTTTGAAATTTGAGTGTTTGGACAAAATATTAAACCCAAAAACtgagtttggaaaaaaatataggcccctttaaaatatgagttggacTCAGTTTGAACATTCAAAGTCCAAGTCTGAcccgtttttaagtttataatactttacattatattatttttatatattatgtaattttgaacacattaaaaaaataaacctatactaaatatataataatactttaatgtaaacattaaaataatgttaaaatgactatataaaaaattcaataaataaaaaaattatataaagtattaaatattaaaataatataatatatttttaaaaaaattaaaaaataatatggataGACGTAAAATGAACttggattaatcttttataaatatagacgaatttccataaaattttaagtccGTATTTCAAATCAagtaaaacttaaataaatataaaaatatattaatattatgcttaagttaaCGTTTTAAGAGGTTAGaaacatttttttcttaaataaatttaaaaggaaagAAACCTAAATTATAGCACAAGAATTAAGGATGAAAGCATGTGAGTGGCAGACAAAGTTATGACGGTTTAAGTGATTCCCATAACCCTCATTTTCAATTATCTTGCTTTGAGCTACTCCTACTCTCTCCCATATCCCTTCCATTcaccttttattttataattgtggGATCTTTGCAATTTTGGAGTTGTTAACACACGTCCTTTTACAACTTTAATTGGGGAGTGGAATTAGGatgatttatattttgaaatatatatatgatgataaaataataaaattaaatatgttaaattcaCCTTCTTCTTTTATTTACTACTTGGGTTGTCGGACTATTTAGTTCTTAATATAACTTATCCGATTCAATTTTAGTATTAAGGTAGGTATTTAAAAAATCCacctaataattgaatttaagtgGAATTGTTTGGACCGACATGTCTAATTGATTACATTCTTCAATTTTTAGGGGACAAATGAGAATTGAGATACTTATGGAATAATTACAAGTAATTACCAATTACCTTATGACTTTTCAAACAACATACATCATTTaagttctaaaaattattttatacaagctcataaaagttatttttatacgataataaaaattaaaatattttagttttaggatatattttattttttttttaaatatagttatatatatatttattattggaCCAAAAATGTTGTGCTATTGAATATTTCAcgcaatttttaatttaatagcaAATGATTTTGGGATCATTTTTTTTGAggtattattaaaaagaatttataataattaatatatttttagaaatttgtGTAATTCTATAATTACAACTTATAAAACATACACTAAGTgaacaaaaacattaaaaaatttaatatttgttgcaattaaaaattagtaaaatataaacaaaattgaaATGGGAAAGGCAGTGGAGTATATTGGCGGACGTCGACTGCATCGAATACAGCCTATAAAATATGAATTTCCTCCCCACTTGCTTTTCGCCCTCACTAACATCAATCATCACCCGATTCCATCTTGGACGATTCCtatccttttttttataattatcttCACCCCTTTCCCCATTCAGAAAAATCCAATATACCCACCAAAGAAAAAGCAAGAGCAGTAAAAATCCTTGATCAGCAACCCATAAGGTTTCTATTCTGTTTTTGTTTCTCATCAATCAATCAACCATGACAGGCAAAGCCAAGCCCAAGAAGCACACTGCCAAGGAAATCGCAGCCAAGATCGATGCCGCCACTACCAACCGAGGCGGTGGCAAGGCTGGATTAGCTGACCGTTCTGGGGTGGAGAAGGGTGGACATGCCAAGTTCGAATGTCCTCACTGCAAAACAACTGCTCCAGATTTGAAGACTATGCAGATTCATCATGATGCCAAGCATCCCAAGCTTCCTTTTGAAGAATCAAAGCTTGTGAATCTTCATTCTACTCATGGTGCCGATTCTTCCAAGCCTCGTCCCGGTGTTAGGGGTAGTTTAAAAAAgtgatattaataaataaatttagccGTTTTCTTTATGATTTGGTGCTTTGCGGTTGTTTTGGAATCGGGGTTTGGTTTCTTAACTATTAGTTCTAGTAGGTTTGGGTaaaaaaagatgatgatgataatgatgtATGTTAACCCACCTTGAATATGATGATGATGTTGACTGTGTTATAGCTTCCTTATTTAATTCTAATGAAGTGTTTTTGGATCATATATGGTGATTATATGTCGCATATTAGCAACTAGGTTTAGTTTCTTTAGCTAGTTTATGGAGTATAACAGCTTGAATGAGAACTTTACTTGTTGAAATGCTTGGATGTTTCAGTCTAAGAGATGATTTATGGAGTACATGAGCTTGAATTTGATAATCTACAGAGGATAAAAGAGTAAAAGAGGGTGTTTCCTTGATGCCTTTGCCTTATATATGTGCTTGCCTTATTGTGCTTTCATTATTCCCAAGATTTGTATCGTTTAGTTTAACTTATTGTGGGATGCAGCCCAAAATCATGTCTAGTTACTGGTTTTTAGGGTTCAATTGGAGTTACTAATTTTATGTTATTGCTCATATTACTAGAGTATTAGTAATTTTGTGTTATATCTATGCACTTGAATAAAACAATTTGCTCTCCATATGTGGGGTTTTACTCAAAAGTCTTAAGAATGATCTTTGTGGTAGCTAATATGATACCAACTAAGAGTTAATAatgggtaaaagtatcatggaggcccctCTAAGAGAAATCAGATTACGTTTAACctcatttactaaaaaaaatagataaattaatttctgtatattagattaaagagcaaattggtcctttctattaaaattttcatctatttttactgttaaaattagTGAACTATAGAATAATTAGACAGTTACATGTGCTGTGTTATGTGTATTTCATGTTGGCGCACAAGAACCAATTTTTAATTAggctagtttgctctttgataaaatgtacaatgattaatttgtccatttttttagtagtggggcaaaatgcaatctagcACATAGTATAAggacctccatggtacttttaacGTTAATAATGCTATTACTGGATAGATGAGAGGTGATAAAGAAAGATGTGGATGAATGCGGAAGCGGATCGTAAAATTTGTCAAAGTCGCGAATTTACTCTAGATCTCTAGATGAACATAAACTGAAACAAGAAACAACAAAAACATATTAGTTATCACAAAAGAGAGTCAAACGAAAGAAAGATGAACCGGTTGATAAAGAGTCCAAAAGAGGAACGAGTTAGGGTTTTTTAGATGGAAAGCAATCGTCATTGGACCTCAAGAAAATGCCCCAACCAGATCtgaaaaaacaaaacacaaacagatttgttagaagtgattttaaagacaaaatCAGTTTGTTTTGTACAAGAATGCTTGAAATAACAAGAAACGATTAAAACTCTtaattttgatgtgtttcttgatggaACAAGGTAGGATAACGTCTTTCTTGAATAACTTTAACCTAAAACGgaaatcaataaaatcagcaaGTCAAAACAGCAAAaactaacttaaataagcaaTAAACGATAAATTAAGGATAGAAAATAGAAGATgacgtcctaagaagccttggaaacattaaAAATCCACAACTCCTTTCAATGGCTCTAATTTCCTCTCCAAGAAAAAGATCTTGacaagaaaaagcttgaagatgattcccacaacctgaaagattgttaaaacagcttctaaaagaaactcaagagcaattttttaaaaaaaaaactcaaagagaattattattaactcaaaaaatatataaatcaattGTATGTGTATAAGGGTGAACGCCCATGCTACTTATAGACCCCTAAAATAAGTTTTTCAAACCCCAATAGAATaaacatgacaactcatcaaataaaaaaataaaataattctaaatgtGAACTTTTAATGGGAATTCAACCAAAGGAATTAAATGGGCTCTTTGGGCTAAATTCTTACATGatgatccacctattaaaataaacttggacctatagtttaaatatttacaatttgGGTCACTTTGATAATTTGActtgatattaaattaaattactttccaaacttCAGGATGGACTTGTAGACATCTTAATGAGtcattttttcaagaacttggtctTGTGATCCGTTTGCtctcgaaattggctcgttcaagcTCATACATGAAATCCAATATgccttggctgcaagattcggtttcttggactaAGATTTCCAAGATctaaaatcttgattttcttgattcttgaaattgtccaaaacaacaaaattagaccaagattcggtttcttgattttcttgaaaataagaaattgaatcttgattttctttttcggtCGTATGCACATCTAGGGCCTTGGTAACGAAGTCTTGGATGGTCTCATTCAGTCTTGCTCGAATTTACTTGGCCTTCgaccttgttattgggccttgaggaaatttgagcccatcacattcatgaaccttattttgggccttgagactcGCATCAAGAGGCTTCATTCCTTGTTCTTCATTGCTTATTTAAGAGTTTGTTATAATCTTGTTTAATATCTGAATATGATCAGTCTGTCCAGTACCAAGGATGTTAGGTTATTGCTCAACTTAGgattgaattagtaatttgagtGTTAAAATGTTTATCTATTGgatcaaaaaaattgttttaataagCTTACACTATCCTATTTTACATTGCTTATATATAGAGTATGTTAGAAATGTGATTGATCTTATCCTGCAACTTTGATGTTGCAGATCAAGAAGGTTATTTCTTAGTAATTGACTGCTCATGCtttcccttttaattttttttttatgccTTTAACTGAAATATTTATGAAGTCCTTTATTTAATATCTGTGCCCTGTTTTATTCTTGTGAACAGGTGTGAAGCCAGCAATTTGTTGGTAAAATATTGATTCCATACACTTGAATTTTTACCTAGTAATGAGTAAAAATTTGCATCtatttatgtaaatattaatttaagtattttttaataataaatattattgaaaatatttaattaaaacatttaataattattattattattaaaaaatattaaaatgcattaatattatcttttatttaataagtgcaatttataaaatattattacaagAAAGTATTGAATGTACTAAACATGATGGGATTttaataaatactttttaatatatACCAAAcgttataaattaatatttttaatagtaacatttcaaaaaaatcatattttattgtAGTAATAATATGAAAAAGCATCAAATGCCTCCAAAATATATCCAAAAGTATACAAAAGCCAAAATATTGACCCCATGTtacaaaaacttaaaattataagttaatctctaaattgaaatcatatataatataatatataaattatattgcaaggtatttttgaaaaattttatatatagcttAATTTTGTAATGAcacatcaacaattaattattaaattatttattaatcctTACCAAATTATTTATGAGTCAACTTGTAATAAATGTTCTAACAATTTtgcaaataaaaactaaaatgtaTGGAAATAAATACTTCAAAGTTGGtgtttttagtttcatttttacttttttttataagaaaaaaatcaattaaagttAAATTACTATCATTCTATGCGTATCAACActattaaaattatcttttatttttacatttttaattcaCTATGtttgttagttttttttctttaacaaa
This region includes:
- the LOC107919518 gene encoding DNA mismatch repair protein MSH6, translating into MINQLVCCTRIMIQVQCRGMFSTHYHRLAVDYRNNSKVSLCHMACQVGNGVEGAEEVTFLYRLTPGACPKSYGVNVARITGLPDSVLRTAASKSREFEAVYGKHRSKGSEDKLPMQSSLDEMVVFIRELISLTRLKTYDEGTCIRSLTQLQQRARMLLHQH
- the LOC107918346 gene encoding protein METHYLENE BLUE SENSITIVITY 1, which gives rise to MTGKAKPKKHTAKEIAAKIDAATTNRGGGKAGLADRSGVEKGGHAKFECPHCKTTAPDLKTMQIHHDAKHPKLPFEESKLVNLHSTHGADSSKPRPGVRGSLKK